From Brassica oleracea var. oleracea cultivar TO1000 chromosome C3, BOL, whole genome shotgun sequence, a single genomic window includes:
- the LOC106329116 gene encoding DNA replication licensing factor MCM7: MKEHDFEADKALAKEFLANFTDASGGSKYLEILQEVANRKSRAIQVDLQDLINYKGFDEFHEFMTRLTENTRRYVSIFSSAIDELLPEPTEAFPDDDHDILMTQRADDGTDNADVSDPRQQIPSEIKRFYEVYFKAPSKGRPSTIREVKASHIGQLVRIAGIVTRCSDVKPLMAVAVYTCEDCGHEIYQEVTSRVFMPLFKCPSSRCRVNSKAGNPILQLRASKFLKFQEAKMQELAEHVPKGHIPRSMTVHLRGELTRKVAPGDVVEFSGIFLPIPYTGFKALRAGLVADTYLEATSVTHFKKKYEEYEFQKDEEEQIARLAEDGDIYNKLSRSLAPEIYGHEDIKKALLLLLVGAPHRQLKDGMKIRGDVHICLMGDPGVAKSQLLKHIINVAPRGVYTTGKGSSGVGLTAAVMRDQVTNEMVLEGGALVLADMGICAIDEFDKMDESDRTAIHEVMEQQTVSIAKAGITTSLNARTAVLAAANPAWGRYDLRRTPAENINLPPALLSRFDLLWLILDRADMDSDLELAKHVLHVHQTQESPALGFEPLEPNILRAYISAARRLSPYVPAELEEYIATAYSSIRQEEAKSNTPHSYTTVRTLLSILRISAALARLRFSESVAQSDVDEALRLMQMSKISLYADDRQKAGLDAISDTYSIIRDEAARSNKTHVSYANALNWISRKGYSEAQLKECLEEYAALNVWQIDPNTFDIRFI, encoded by the exons ATGAAAGAACACGATTTCGAAGCCGATAAAG CGCTCGCGAAGGAGTTTCTCGCGAATTTCACCGACGCTAGCGGCGGATCTAAGTACTTGGAGATCCTC CAAGAAGTTGCGAATCGTAAGAGTCGGGCTATTCAGGTCGATCTCCAGGACCTAATCAAT TACAAGGGTTTTGATGAGTTTCATGAGTTTATGACACGTTTGACTGAGAACACTCGCCGATACGTTTCCATTTTCTCCTCTGCTATTGATGAGCTTCTACCTGAACCCACTGAGGCCTTTCCAGATGATGACCATGACATTCTCATGACTCAGAGAGCCGATGATGGAACTGATAATGCGGATGTTTCTGATCCCCGTCAGCAAATCCCTTCTGAGATCAAAAGATTTTA CGAGGTTTATTTTAAAGCTCCTTCAAAGGGACGGCCATCTACCATCAGGGAGGTTAAGGCTTCGCACATTGGGCAACTTGTCAGGATTGCTGGTATTGTTACCCGTTGTTCTGATGTCAAGCCACTGATGGCGGTTGCTGTATACACATGTGAGGATTGTGGTCATGAAATCTACCAG GAAGTTACATCAAGAGTTTTCATGCCTTTGTTTAAGTGCCCCTCCAGCCGCTGTCGCGTTAACAGCAAAGCCGGGAATCCTATTCTTCAGCTCAGGGCATCGAAGTTTCTTAAGTTTCAGGAG GCTAAGATGCAAGAGTTGGCTGAACACGTACCTAAAGGGCATATTCCGAGGTCAATGACTGTTCATCTAAGAGGAGAGTTAACAAGAAAG GTAGCACCTGGTGACGTTGTTGAATTCTCAGGAATTTTTCTTCCCATTCCTTATACTGGGTTTAAGGCACTTCGAGCTGGCTTAGTAGCAGACACATACCTGGAAGCAACATCTGTGACTCATTTCAAGAAGAAATATGAGGA ATATGAGTTCCAGAAAGATGAGGAAGAACAGATTGCACGTTTGGCTGAGGATGGTGACATTTACAATAAGCTATCAAGATCTCTGGCCCCTGAGATTTATGGACATGAAGATATCAAAAAAGCTTTGCTTCTCTTGCTTGTGGGTGCTCCTCACAGGCAGTTAAAGGATGGGATGAAG ATCAGAGGAGACGTGCATATATGTCTGATGGGTGATCCTGGAGTTGCCAAAAGTCAGCTTCTCAAGCACATAATTAATGTTGCTCCAAGGGGAGTCTACACAACAGGAAAAGGTAGTAGTGGAGTTGGTCTTACTGCGGCTGTTATGAGGGATCAAGTAACAAATGAGATGGTTTTAGAAGGTGGAGCACTG GTCCTGGCAGACATGGGAATCTGTGCAATTGATGAGTTTGATAAGATGGATGAATCGGATCGTACTGCAATTCATGAGGTCATGGAGCAGCAAACTGTAAGCATTGCAAAAGCTGGGATTACCACATCTTTGAATGCTAGAACAGCTGTTCTTGCTGCGGCCAATCCAGCCTG GGGAAGATATGATCTGCGAAGAACCCCAGCTGAAAACATTAATCTTCCACCAGCGCTGCTTTCAAGATTCGATCTTCTCTGGTTGATCTTAGATCGAGCTGATATGGACAGCGACCTTGAACTGGCTAAGCACGTGCTTCATGTGCACCAGACACAGGAATCTCCTGCGCTTGGCTTCGAGCCGCTGGAACCTAACATACTCCG TGCATACATTTCAGCTGCGAGGAGATTATCCCCATACGTTCCAGCGGAGTTAGAGGAATACATAGCAACAGCTTATTCAAGCATCAGGCAAGAAGAAGCGAAATCAAACACTCCTCATTCTTACACTACAGTGAGAACTCTGCTCAGCATTCTGCGCATATCCGCT GCACTAGCAAGGTTGAGATTCTCAGAATCAGTGGCACAGAGTGACGTGGATGAGGCGCTTAGACTAATGCAAATGTCGAAGATATCATTGTATGCGGATGATCGACAGAAAGCCGGACTTGATGCAATATCAGACACATACTCCATCATAAGAGATGAAGCTGCAAGGTCGAACAAGACCCATGTGAGCTACGCAAATGCGCTTAACTGGATCTCCAGAAAG GGATACAGTGAGGCTCAGCTTAAGGAGTGTTTGGAGGAGTATGCAGCTTTGAATGTTTGGCAGATAGATCCCAACACCTTTGACATCCGTTTTATCTAA
- the LOC106328609 gene encoding uncharacterized protein LOC106328609 — MATAILSSGSSLNHRFDHETLIHRNHSRLRCHSHASTTAPRRLKRSPTTTTYQSRKMVVSPAVKPNLVMGQVKILKRGETLSAFRNGVVTSTNKIGPEPETSQKQIGEIVSRRYAGACSSASPPPSSLPIPCFLGITCLARFRKP, encoded by the coding sequence ATGGCCACTGCTATTCTCTCTTCTGGAAGCTCTTTGAATCATAGATTCGATCACGAAACCCTAATCCACCGCAATCATTCTCGCCTTCGCTGTCACTCACACGCTTCTACGACGGCTCCTCGTCGACTCAAGCGAAGCCCCACGACGACGACGTATCAGTCTAGGAAGATGGTTGTATCCCCGGCCGTGAAACCCAATCTTGTTATGGGACAAGTCAAGATCCTCAAACGCGGAGAGACACTGAGCGCGTTTCGTAACGGTGTTGTAACTTCGACTAATAAGATTGGACCTGAACCAGAGACTTCGCAGAAGCAGATCGGAGAGATCGTCTCCAGACGTTACGCCGGTGCTTGTAGCTCAGCTTCTCCTCCTCCAAGCTCTCTTCCTATTCCATGTTTCTTGGGTATTACTTGCTTAGCAAGATTCAGGAAACCCTAA
- the LOC106328608 gene encoding sugar transport protein 7: MAGGSFGPTGVAKERAEQYQGKVTSYVIVACLVAAIGGSIFGYDIGISGGVTSMDEFLDQFFHTVYEKKKQAHESNYCKYDNQGLAAFTSSLYLAGLVSTLAASPITRNYGRRASIVCGGVSFFIGAALNAGAVNLVMLLAGRILLGVGIGFGNQAVPLYLSEVAPTHLRGGLNMMFQLATTLGIFTANMVNYGTQQLKPWGWRLSLGLAAFPAMLMTLGGYFLPETPNSLVERGLTERGRRVLEKLRGTKNVDAELQDMVDASELANSIKHPFRNILQKQHRPQLVMAICMPMFQILTGINSILFYAPVLFQTMGFGGNASLYSSALTGAVLVLSTLISISLVDKLGRRALLISGGVQMIICQAIVSVILGVKFGDNQELSKGYSIVVVIFICLFVVAFGWSWGPLGWTIPSEIFPLETRSSGQSITVAVNLLFTFFIAQAFLSLLCAFKFGIFLFFAGWVSVMTIFVYFLLPETKGVPIEEMTLLWKKHWFWKKVLPATNHEAESNNNSSI, translated from the exons ATGGCAGGAGGGTCGTTTGGTCCAACGGGTGTGGCTAAAGAAAGAGCAGAACAGTACCAAGGGAAAGTCACTAGCTATGTCATCGTCGCTTGTCTTGTTGCAGCCATCGGTGGATCCATCTTTGGATATGACATTGGAATCTCAG GAGGAGTCACATCAATGGATGAGTTTCTTGATCAGTTTTTCCATACGGTTTATGAGAAGAAGAAGCAAGCTCATGAGAGTAATTACTGCAAATATGATAATCAAGGATTAGCTGCTTTCACTTCTTCCCTCTACTTGGCTGGTCTGGTTTCAACTCTGGCCGCTTCACCCATCACTAGAAACTATGGAAGGCGTGCGAGTATTGTTTGTGGTGGAGTCAGTTTTTTTATTGGAGCTGCTTTGAATGCTGGAGCTGTGAATTTAGTAATGCTCCTTGCAGGAAGAATCTTGCTTGGTGTTGGCATTGGGTTTGGTAATCAG GCGGTTCCTTTGTATCTATCAGAAGTGGCACCAACACATCTCCGAGGTGGTTTAAACATGATGTTTCAGTTAGCTACAACTCTTGGAATCTTCACAGCAAACATGGTCAACTACGGTACACAACAGCTTAAGCCTTGGGGATGGAGACTCTCTCTCGGCTTAGCTGCTTTTCCAGCTATGCTCATGACGCTAGGAGGGTATTTCTTACCCGAGACACCAAACAGTTTGGTCGAAAGAGGGTTGACGGAGAGAGGAAGACGAGTTCTAGAGAAGCTAAGAGGTACCAAAAACGTAGACGCCGAGCTTCAAGACATGGTAGATGCAAGCGAGCTTGCGAACTCCATCAAACACCCTTTCAGGAACATTCTACAGAAACAGCATAGGCCTCAGCTAGTTATGGCTATCTGCATGCCAATGTTTCAGATCCTTACAGGGATAAACTCAATCCTCTTCTATGCACCTGTTCTGTTTCAGACAATGGGGTTTGGAGGAAACGCTTCTCTCTACTCATCAGCTTTAACAGGAGCTGTTCTTGTCCTATCAACGTTAATCTCCATATCACTAGTGGATAAACTAGGACGGCGAGCTCTTCTTATCAGCGGAGGGGTGCAGATGATAATCTGTCAAGCCATAGTCTCAGTGATCTTGGGAGTGAAGTTTGGAGACAACCAAGAGCTCTCAAAAGGGTACTCAATAGTAGTAGTCATCTTCATCTGTCTCTTTGTGGTAGCTTTTGGATGGTCATGGGGACCTCTAGGATGGACCATACCGAGCGAGATCTTTCCATTGGAGACTCGTTCATCTGGTCAGAGTATAACGGTTGCTGTGAATCTCCTCTTCACTTTCTTCATAGCTCAAGCTTTCCTCTCTTTGCTATGTGCATTCAAGTTTGGAATCTTTCTTTTCTTTGCTGGATGGGTCTCAGTGATGACAATCTTTGTTTACTTCTTGTTGCCTGAAACCAAAGGAGTGCCTATTGAAGAGATGACGCTGTTATGGAAGAAACATTGGTTCTGGAAAAAAGTATTGCCTGCAACAAATCATGAAGCTGAGAGTAACAACAACAGTTCTATATAA